One stretch of Leadbetterella byssophila DSM 17132 DNA includes these proteins:
- a CDS encoding MotA/TolQ/ExbB proton channel family protein, with translation MAKTQNAPVAKAAKKSSGGINPVVVIPILIAIAVLIYIFVMGDPSNFNDPETKHDPKTTLGIVYAGGFIVPILLSFLLMVLVFGIERFVTISKAAGSGDLDAFVAKVRGFLNSNNIADAKKECEKQKGTVGNVIKTALDKYEQLQNDGALNKEQKLAALQKEVEEATSLELPMLEKNLAILSTLGSVSTLVALLGTVLGMIRSFFALGQGGGSPDAAALSKGIAEALINTGLGIGTSAIAIIVYNYFTASIDTLTYKIDEIGMSLQQNFASHN, from the coding sequence ATGGCAAAAACGCAAAATGCTCCGGTTGCTAAGGCAGCAAAAAAATCATCTGGCGGAATTAACCCTGTGGTAGTAATTCCAATTCTAATCGCGATTGCGGTATTAATCTACATCTTTGTAATGGGAGATCCTAGTAACTTTAATGATCCTGAGACAAAGCATGATCCAAAAACTACTTTGGGTATCGTATATGCCGGTGGTTTTATTGTACCTATCCTTCTTTCATTCTTATTGATGGTGTTGGTGTTTGGTATTGAAAGATTTGTAACTATCAGCAAAGCTGCGGGTTCTGGTGATTTAGATGCTTTCGTAGCGAAAGTACGTGGATTCTTGAATAGCAACAACATTGCTGATGCTAAGAAAGAGTGTGAAAAGCAAAAAGGAACTGTAGGTAACGTAATCAAAACTGCACTTGACAAATACGAGCAATTGCAAAATGACGGTGCGTTAAATAAAGAGCAAAAACTTGCTGCTTTACAAAAAGAGGTAGAAGAAGCTACTTCACTAGAATTGCCTATGTTGGAGAAAAACTTGGCGATCTTATCTACTCTAGGTTCTGTATCTACTCTAGTAGCTCTATTAGGAACGGTATTAGGTATGATTCGTTCATTCTTCGCTCTTGGTCAAGGCGGTGGCTCTCCAGATGCAGCAGCACTTTCTAAAGGTATCGCGGAAGCCCTTATCAATACAGGTTTAGGTATCGGTACTTCAGCTATTGCGATCATCGTTTATAACTACTTTACTGCATCTATTGACACTCTGACTTACAAAATTGATGAGATCGGAATGAGCTTGCAGCAAAACTTTGCATCTCATAACTAA
- a CDS encoding aminodeoxychorismate synthase component I: protein MKVFDQKDTVTIMNKLGRERRPFLFVISYDKEENHIVEWEEIEDSPCHLQFKTPTSSIPLHIEVEPLDFKTYKKAFDYVHGQLLEGNSFLTNLTASTRIKGPELRDIFHSAKAPFKLMLEDRWVCFTPEKFVSVEPNGLLSTFPMKGTKVEIGAHAERELLEDPKELFEHTTIVDLLRNDLSQISSEVHVRRFRYIEPINRSDGSTLLQMSSEITAKLGPNWNETLGEWFFKLLPAGSICGAPKAETLKIIQEAEKNLHPDGKRGFYTGVAGIYDGEQLFSYVLIRFIEKNRDGLIFKSGGGITFKSEVEKEYEEILQKIYIPL, encoded by the coding sequence ATGAAGGTATTTGATCAAAAGGATACCGTTACGATAATGAATAAATTGGGGCGGGAAAGACGCCCCTTTTTATTTGTTATTTCCTATGATAAAGAGGAAAATCATATCGTAGAATGGGAGGAAATAGAGGATTCACCTTGTCATCTTCAATTCAAAACTCCTACTTCCTCTATACCTTTACACATCGAAGTAGAGCCTTTAGACTTCAAAACGTATAAGAAGGCTTTTGACTATGTTCATGGCCAACTATTAGAAGGCAATTCCTTCCTCACCAATCTCACCGCATCCACACGTATTAAAGGCCCTGAATTGAGGGACATATTCCACTCAGCTAAGGCACCCTTTAAATTAATGTTAGAGGACCGTTGGGTCTGTTTTACACCTGAAAAATTCGTCTCTGTAGAGCCAAATGGACTTTTGTCAACTTTCCCCATGAAAGGAACCAAAGTTGAAATAGGCGCACACGCGGAAAGAGAACTTTTGGAAGATCCAAAGGAGCTCTTTGAACATACCACCATCGTAGACCTCTTAAGAAATGACCTCAGCCAAATCTCTTCAGAGGTACATGTAAGGAGGTTCCGTTACATTGAACCCATCAACAGATCAGACGGTAGTACTTTACTCCAGATGAGTTCTGAAATAACCGCCAAACTAGGACCGAATTGGAACGAAACTTTAGGTGAATGGTTCTTCAAGCTTCTCCCTGCCGGATCCATTTGCGGAGCTCCAAAAGCAGAAACCCTGAAGATCATTCAAGAGGCAGAAAAAAACCTCCACCCGGACGGAAAAAGGGGCTTTTACACCGGAGTGGCCGGTATTTATGATGGGGAACAATTATTTTCCTATGTCCTAATACGCTTTATTGAAAAAAACAGAGACGGACTTATCTTTAAAAGCGGAGGAGGAATCACCTTCAAGAGTGAGGTAGAGAAAGAATACGAAGAAATCCTACAAAAGATTTATATTCCCCTATGA
- a CDS encoding nuclear transport factor 2 family protein, translating to MSDLVRRFYDAMKVRDTTYIAEQYAINALFSDPVFPGLSGYEAGKMWEMLLKNSKDLEIEYHILESGKDKAKVRWVAKYTFSRTGRRVRNEIISTFEFMDGKILTQRDRFNFRTWARQALGFLPWLFSFTGVTQKKVQESAGRSLNDFIRLYP from the coding sequence ATGAGTGATTTAGTACGACGATTTTACGATGCTATGAAGGTAAGAGATACTACTTACATAGCAGAGCAATATGCTATTAATGCTCTTTTTAGTGATCCTGTTTTTCCCGGCCTCTCAGGCTACGAAGCAGGTAAAATGTGGGAGATGCTCCTCAAGAACAGCAAAGACCTCGAAATTGAATATCATATACTCGAGTCTGGTAAGGACAAAGCCAAAGTTCGGTGGGTGGCGAAATATACTTTCTCTAGGACAGGACGTAGAGTAAGAAATGAAATTATTAGCACCTTTGAATTTATGGACGGGAAGATTCTAACTCAAAGAGACCGTTTCAACTTTCGTACATGGGCTAGACAAGCTTTAGGTTTCCTCCCATGGTTATTCTCCTTTACTGGTGTTACACAAAAGAAAGTTCAAGAAAGTGCAGGTAGAAGTCTGAATGACTTTATTCGTTTGTATCCATAG
- the tsaB gene encoding tRNA (adenosine(37)-N6)-threonylcarbamoyltransferase complex dimerization subunit type 1 TsaB, which translates to MILAIDASTTGCSVAVFLEGKVVVSLESKKDRSAAESLTLMIEKVLDLSACKREDLKAVAVAKGPGSYTGLRIAVSTAKGLAFALGIPLLSYGTLDALCYAIPYVDAVDFLCPMIDARRMEVFCGFYDAKTKELVQDISAELVDENSFSDILSKGKVLFFGEGSAKCKGVILHENAVFLEEVIYPEARTACKMVSEKMEKGEFEDLTSFEPFYLKEYMFKK; encoded by the coding sequence ATGATTTTAGCCATAGATGCTAGTACTACCGGTTGCTCGGTAGCCGTCTTCCTGGAAGGAAAGGTTGTAGTAAGTTTGGAGTCAAAGAAAGACCGCTCGGCAGCTGAAAGTCTTACCCTGATGATAGAGAAGGTGCTGGACCTTTCTGCTTGCAAAAGGGAGGATTTAAAAGCAGTGGCTGTGGCCAAAGGTCCTGGATCTTATACCGGTCTGAGAATTGCGGTTTCAACAGCTAAAGGACTAGCCTTTGCTTTAGGCATTCCCCTACTTTCTTACGGGACCTTAGATGCCTTGTGTTATGCTATTCCGTATGTGGACGCTGTAGACTTTTTATGTCCTATGATCGATGCCAGACGGATGGAGGTTTTTTGTGGTTTTTATGATGCAAAGACCAAAGAACTCGTGCAAGACATCAGTGCAGAACTAGTAGACGAAAATAGCTTCTCAGATATTCTGTCCAAAGGAAAGGTACTATTCTTTGGAGAAGGTAGTGCAAAGTGTAAGGGGGTGATTCTTCACGAAAATGCCGTTTTTTTAGAGGAGGTCATTTACCCTGAGGCTAGAACAGCATGTAAGATGGTAAGTGAAAAAATGGAGAAGGGAGAGTTTGAAGATCTGACTTCTTTTGAGCCATTTTATTTAAAGGAATATATGTTCAAAAAGTAA
- a CDS encoding S41 family peptidase: MKRKFLIPAFTVLLGGAMALRSDDKLFEMAKNIEIFVQAYKEVSGLYVDEINPTRAMRVGIEAMLKELDPYTVFYPEDMIEEYFTLNVGSYNGVGATFEKHQDKHIVTEVFEGSPADLAGIKPGDEVQKINGVDVRSRKPEEFGRLLKGQKGSKVQLSVLKFGEKKAQDLSLTRSDIKVNHVPHYGMVKGDVGYVQLTSFMNAQSGREIKKAITELKEKGMKSLILDLRGNPGGLLQLAVEINNLFLPKGLPVVEMRGRAADQNHKFQTTAPAWDEDMPLVVLIDSKSASASEIVSGTLQDYDRAVIIGQRTFGKGLVQITRDLPYNTQVKITTAKYYIPSGRCVQAIDYGHRNPDGSFPKLPDSLRTAFKTKAGRTVYDGAGIDPDIVTGKSEQSDYVKALVDQKLIFDYATIYYHTHKDSKPEEGFYLSDTEFKNFEAWLAKQKFTYESPEQKAIKALQKESLDLQKMKSSIEQLNKIAESNVQQLFQKNATEIRNLLELEILGRYHYQKAMKFVAFERDKDIQEALKVFASPDRYKALLKK; the protein is encoded by the coding sequence ATGAAAAGAAAGTTCTTAATTCCTGCATTCACGGTTTTGTTAGGCGGAGCCATGGCTTTGCGCTCAGATGATAAGCTCTTCGAAATGGCGAAGAACATAGAAATCTTTGTCCAGGCCTATAAGGAAGTGAGTGGACTATACGTGGATGAAATCAATCCTACACGAGCTATGCGCGTAGGTATTGAAGCCATGTTGAAGGAATTAGACCCTTACACTGTTTTCTATCCGGAAGATATGATAGAAGAATACTTCACCTTAAACGTGGGAAGTTATAATGGGGTAGGAGCTACTTTTGAAAAGCACCAGGATAAGCATATCGTAACGGAAGTGTTTGAAGGATCTCCTGCTGACTTAGCAGGAATTAAACCTGGAGATGAAGTTCAAAAGATCAATGGGGTGGATGTTCGTTCTCGGAAACCGGAAGAGTTCGGTAGATTATTAAAAGGTCAAAAGGGTTCAAAGGTCCAATTGTCCGTTTTGAAATTTGGAGAAAAGAAAGCACAGGATCTTTCATTGACCAGGTCTGATATCAAAGTGAACCATGTACCACATTATGGGATGGTGAAAGGGGATGTGGGTTATGTTCAGCTAACTTCCTTTATGAATGCACAGTCAGGTAGAGAAATCAAAAAGGCCATCACTGAGCTTAAAGAGAAAGGCATGAAGAGTTTGATTTTAGACTTGCGTGGTAATCCCGGAGGTTTGCTGCAACTGGCCGTTGAAATTAACAATCTATTCTTGCCTAAAGGTCTTCCTGTAGTGGAAATGAGAGGAAGGGCTGCTGATCAAAACCATAAGTTCCAAACCACAGCTCCGGCATGGGATGAAGATATGCCATTAGTGGTCTTAATAGATTCCAAAAGTGCTTCTGCCTCGGAAATTGTTAGTGGTACTTTGCAGGATTATGACAGAGCGGTGATCATAGGCCAAAGGACTTTCGGAAAGGGCTTGGTACAGATCACCAGGGATCTGCCTTACAATACTCAGGTGAAGATCACCACAGCGAAGTATTATATCCCTTCGGGAAGGTGTGTTCAGGCCATTGACTATGGGCATAGAAACCCTGACGGTAGTTTTCCTAAATTGCCTGACTCTTTGCGTACTGCTTTCAAAACAAAAGCCGGAAGAACGGTGTATGACGGAGCAGGGATTGATCCGGATATTGTCACCGGTAAAAGTGAGCAAAGTGATTATGTTAAGGCCTTGGTAGATCAGAAATTGATCTTTGATTATGCCACTATTTATTATCATACCCACAAAGACAGTAAGCCGGAAGAAGGTTTTTATTTGTCGGACACGGAGTTTAAGAACTTTGAAGCTTGGTTAGCTAAGCAAAAGTTCACCTATGAATCTCCTGAACAAAAAGCCATCAAGGCATTACAAAAGGAATCACTTGACCTGCAAAAGATGAAGTCTTCCATTGAACAATTGAACAAGATAGCAGAGTCTAATGTGCAGCAATTGTTCCAAAAGAATGCCACAGAGATTAGAAACCTGCTGGAATTGGAGATCCTGGGTAGATACCATTACCAAAAAGCCATGAAGTTTGTGGCTTTTGAACGCGATAAAGATATTCAGGAGGCCTTAAAGGTTTTTGCATCTCCTGATAGATATAAAGCCCTGTTAAAGAAATGA
- a CDS encoding aminotransferase class IV, which translates to MIQFFETIRLENGQYSHLEFHLERAAKTQIHHYDKANFDVSLLFNAISDSAEGIFRVRVDYGRKIENIAVYPYEVKDHHTLDLVEIEAFDYSFKYSDRTFFEQELKRRTGISDLIFVKEGYLTDTTYCNILLFDGERWFTPHTPLLRGTKRSYLLQTKQIFEKAITASEITTYKKIAFINAMRDFEKVYRFTRENDTLHLTMDTNE; encoded by the coding sequence ATGATTCAATTCTTCGAAACCATAAGATTAGAGAATGGGCAATATTCCCATCTAGAATTCCATTTGGAAAGGGCTGCAAAAACACAAATCCATCACTATGATAAGGCTAATTTCGATGTTTCCCTCCTATTCAATGCGATCTCTGATAGTGCAGAAGGAATATTTAGAGTTCGGGTAGACTATGGGAGAAAGATTGAAAACATAGCTGTATATCCTTACGAAGTCAAGGACCATCATACCCTGGATTTAGTGGAAATAGAGGCCTTTGACTATTCCTTTAAGTATTCCGATAGAACTTTCTTTGAACAGGAATTAAAAAGACGAACAGGGATATCCGATCTCATCTTTGTTAAAGAAGGATACCTTACTGATACCACCTATTGTAATATCCTCTTGTTTGATGGAGAACGATGGTTCACACCTCATACCCCTCTACTTAGGGGAACAAAGAGATCTTACTTGCTCCAAACCAAGCAGATCTTTGAAAAAGCTATTACGGCATCAGAAATTACTACTTATAAGAAAATAGCTTTCATCAATGCCATGAGGGATTTTGAAAAGGTGTACCGTTTCACCAGGGAGAATGATACTTTGCACTTAACTATGGATACAAACGAATAA
- the hpf gene encoding ribosome hibernation-promoting factor, HPF/YfiA family, producing the protein MKVKINAVGFTADSSLNEFLQKKLNKLDTFYDRIVDCEVFLKLDKGDKANTHQKKVEVKVNLPGDTIIVKESGTTFEEATDIAMDALTRKVKQFKEKTNGIGRRKPVEIGESAEDEE; encoded by the coding sequence ATGAAAGTGAAGATAAATGCGGTAGGATTCACAGCAGACAGCTCACTAAACGAGTTTTTACAAAAAAAACTAAACAAGCTGGACACGTTCTATGACAGAATAGTGGATTGTGAAGTCTTCTTAAAATTAGACAAGGGAGACAAGGCCAATACCCACCAAAAGAAGGTTGAAGTTAAAGTCAACTTACCTGGCGATACCATCATTGTAAAAGAATCCGGCACCACCTTTGAAGAGGCTACTGACATAGCTATGGACGCCTTAACAAGGAAGGTCAAACAATTTAAAGAAAAGACAAACGGCATAGGTAGACGAAAGCCGGTAGAAATAGGAGAATCAGCAGAAGACGAAGAATAA
- a CDS encoding ExbD/TolR family protein has product MAAVKPKRHKPSMDMTAMCDVAFLLLTFFIMTSSFRSEEAVSINTPSSVSKLKVEETGIGTVSITPEGKYFFGVTDPIEKRKFLNTLNTNLKLNLTDAEKKSFLEVAEIGVGKERIKSYLSLSKADRERATLPGIPLDSTNTELIDWVRAYAEANPQGQLAIRGDVKTQYPAVKILFDELARIKFYKFRLITKGE; this is encoded by the coding sequence ATGGCAGCAGTAAAACCGAAACGGCATAAACCTTCCATGGATATGACCGCCATGTGTGATGTGGCCTTTCTCTTGCTTACCTTCTTCATCATGACTTCTTCTTTTAGAAGTGAGGAAGCGGTAAGTATTAACACTCCTTCTTCAGTTTCTAAATTGAAGGTGGAAGAAACAGGAATCGGAACTGTTTCAATAACTCCGGAAGGTAAATACTTTTTCGGTGTTACAGATCCGATCGAGAAGAGAAAGTTCTTGAACACACTAAATACGAATCTTAAGCTGAACCTTACAGATGCAGAAAAGAAATCGTTTTTAGAAGTTGCGGAAATAGGTGTGGGTAAGGAAAGAATCAAATCCTACCTATCGCTTAGCAAAGCAGATAGAGAAAGAGCTACTTTACCGGGTATTCCATTGGATTCTACTAATACAGAATTGATTGATTGGGTTCGTGCATACGCAGAAGCTAATCCTCAAGGACAATTAGCGATACGTGGAGACGTTAAGACTCAATATCCGGCCGTAAAAATATTGTTTGACGAGTTAGCTAGGATTAAGTTCTATAAGTTTAGACTTATCACTAAAGGAGAATAA
- the gcvP gene encoding aminomethyl-transferring glycine dehydrogenase, whose amino-acid sequence MLIDLNSSELFQDRHQGKSESEISAMCASIGVNSLEELIDQTIPSNIRSEKALNLPAGLSETEFLEKITTLADKNKVFRSFIGCGYYDTVLPKVVQRNILENPAWYTAYTPYQAEIAQGRLEMLLTFQTVVSDLTGMEIANASLLDEGTAAGEAMSMLAGLRKGTKKNAQTFFVAENVHPQVLDVVRGRAKGIGINIEIGNPETFDFSTSDVYGVLLQNPGTCGEVKDYTDLIAALHEQDIKVCLNTDLLALTLIKSPAEMGADVAVGTSQRLGVPMMYGGPHAAFFATKEEYKRQIPGRIIGVSVDASGNRALRMALQTREQHIRREKATSNICTAQVLLSVLSAAYCLYHGPEGLKRIASKVHGLTTLFANSVQGLDYRVVNDTYFDTVTLEVQDNTKIRQIAEAKEVNLRYHGTENISISFDETKTLADVALLLEILAEAKGTKVVAQLKKEVESNLPSALLRTTPYLQHPIFSSYRTEHEMLRYLKSLENKDLSLVHSMISLGSCTMKLNATAEMMPITLPGFAQIHPFAPLDQTQGYQEMFKELEAYLAEITGFAKTSLQPNSGAQGELAGLMVIKAYFEHNGQHQRNIALIPSSAHGTNPASAVMAGLKVVVVKCDEKGNIEVEDLRAKAEAHAENLACLMVTYPSTHGVFEESITELCDIIHQYGGKVYMDGANMNAQVGLTSPGRIGADVCHLNLHKTFAIPHGGGGPGMGPICCTEELSAFLPGNAVVKTGGENSINGISAAPWGSAGILPIPYAFISMMGGEGLTNATKYAIFNANYIKSRLEKHFSILYTGTNGRCAHEMIVDCRPYKHTTGVEVEDIAKRLMDYGFHAPTVSFPVAGTLMIEPTESESQAELDRFCDALIAIKEEIDEIAAGTYPQDNNVLVNAPHTLQVITKENWDLPYSREKAAFPVESLKANKFWPSVSRIDSAYGDRNLICSCEPIEAYA is encoded by the coding sequence ATGCTAATTGATTTGAATTCGTCGGAACTGTTCCAAGATAGACACCAAGGAAAATCAGAAAGTGAAATCTCCGCCATGTGTGCTTCTATCGGGGTTAACAGTCTCGAAGAATTAATTGACCAAACTATTCCTTCTAACATCAGAAGTGAAAAGGCTTTAAACCTACCTGCCGGCTTGAGTGAAACGGAATTCTTAGAGAAGATCACTACACTAGCTGACAAGAATAAGGTGTTCCGCTCCTTTATTGGCTGCGGTTATTATGATACCGTACTACCAAAAGTGGTTCAGAGAAACATTCTGGAGAATCCGGCTTGGTACACGGCTTATACTCCATACCAGGCGGAAATTGCGCAAGGAAGATTGGAGATGTTACTTACCTTCCAAACCGTAGTTTCAGATTTAACCGGTATGGAAATTGCGAACGCATCCCTACTAGATGAAGGGACTGCCGCCGGAGAGGCCATGTCCATGTTAGCAGGTCTAAGGAAAGGAACAAAGAAGAATGCACAAACCTTCTTCGTGGCTGAAAATGTTCACCCTCAAGTTTTGGATGTAGTTAGAGGTAGAGCGAAAGGTATCGGTATTAATATTGAGATTGGGAATCCGGAAACTTTTGATTTCAGCACCTCAGATGTATACGGTGTATTACTACAAAACCCGGGTACATGTGGAGAAGTAAAAGATTACACTGACCTGATCGCAGCTTTACATGAGCAGGATATCAAAGTATGTTTAAATACAGACTTACTAGCCTTAACTCTGATTAAGTCTCCGGCTGAAATGGGAGCAGATGTAGCCGTTGGAACTTCCCAAAGATTAGGCGTTCCAATGATGTACGGTGGACCTCACGCTGCATTCTTTGCTACAAAAGAAGAATATAAAAGACAAATTCCGGGTAGAATCATAGGTGTCTCTGTAGATGCTTCTGGTAACAGAGCCTTAAGAATGGCCCTTCAAACCAGGGAACAACATATCCGTAGAGAAAAAGCTACCTCCAATATATGTACTGCTCAAGTATTATTATCTGTACTTTCTGCAGCATACTGCCTATACCACGGACCTGAAGGATTGAAAAGAATAGCTTCTAAGGTTCATGGACTAACTACTCTTTTTGCTAATTCTGTACAAGGCTTAGATTACAGAGTTGTTAACGATACCTATTTTGATACAGTAACTCTAGAGGTTCAAGATAATACTAAGATTCGTCAAATTGCTGAAGCCAAAGAAGTAAACCTTCGTTACCACGGCACTGAAAACATCAGCATCTCTTTTGACGAAACCAAAACCCTTGCTGATGTGGCGCTTCTACTAGAGATTCTGGCAGAAGCAAAAGGTACGAAAGTTGTAGCTCAATTGAAGAAAGAAGTAGAATCTAATCTACCTTCTGCATTATTGAGAACTACCCCTTACCTTCAACATCCTATCTTTAGCTCATACCGTACAGAGCATGAGATGTTGCGTTACTTGAAGAGTCTTGAAAACAAAGACCTCTCTCTGGTACACTCCATGATTTCTTTGGGTAGCTGTACCATGAAGTTGAATGCTACGGCTGAAATGATGCCTATCACTCTTCCGGGCTTTGCGCAGATCCATCCTTTTGCTCCTTTGGATCAAACTCAGGGATATCAGGAAATGTTCAAAGAATTGGAAGCTTACCTTGCTGAGATCACTGGTTTTGCTAAAACCTCCTTACAACCAAACTCTGGGGCTCAAGGTGAATTAGCAGGGTTGATGGTCATCAAAGCTTACTTTGAGCATAATGGCCAACACCAAAGAAACATTGCCCTTATTCCTTCGTCTGCGCATGGTACAAACCCTGCTTCTGCGGTAATGGCAGGCTTGAAAGTGGTAGTTGTAAAATGTGACGAAAAAGGAAACATAGAAGTAGAGGACCTAAGAGCGAAAGCAGAGGCTCATGCTGAGAACCTAGCTTGCCTGATGGTTACTTATCCTTCTACTCACGGGGTATTTGAAGAAAGTATTACTGAACTATGTGATATCATTCACCAATATGGAGGTAAAGTTTATATGGACGGTGCCAATATGAATGCACAGGTAGGTTTAACCTCTCCTGGTAGAATAGGTGCTGACGTTTGCCACTTGAACCTTCATAAAACCTTTGCCATTCCTCACGGTGGTGGTGGACCTGGAATGGGACCGATTTGTTGCACAGAAGAACTCTCTGCATTCTTACCGGGCAATGCAGTAGTGAAGACTGGAGGTGAAAACAGCATTAACGGTATCTCTGCGGCTCCTTGGGGTAGTGCAGGTATATTACCTATTCCTTATGCCTTTATCAGCATGATGGGTGGAGAAGGCTTAACAAATGCTACGAAATATGCCATCTTCAATGCTAACTATATCAAGTCTCGCTTAGAGAAGCACTTCTCTATCCTATATACAGGAACGAACGGTAGATGTGCCCACGAGATGATCGTAGATTGCAGACCATATAAACACACTACTGGTGTAGAAGTAGAGGATATAGCAAAACGTTTGATGGACTACGGTTTCCATGCCCCTACGGTTTCCTTCCCTGTGGCTGGAACTTTGATGATTGAGCCTACAGAATCTGAATCTCAAGCTGAACTTGACCGATTCTGTGATGCATTAATAGCCATTAAGGAAGAGATAGATGAGATCGCAGCAGGAACGTATCCTCAAGATAATAACGTCCTGGTAAATGCACCTCACACGCTTCAGGTAATCACTAAAGAGAACTGGGATCTACCATACAGCAGAGAAAAGGCAGCATTCCCGGTAGAGAGCCTGAAAGCCAATAAATTCTGGCCTTCGGTAAGTAGAATTGATTCTGCTTACGGAGATAGAAACTTAATCTGTTCTTGTGAACCTATTGAGGCTTACGCATAA
- a CDS encoding M28 family peptidase: protein MKKLVSTILGVVLSASLFAQTPLKTYEATISADDLKKHLYYIASDELEGRDTGSEGQKKAANYIIEHLKEYGIQPIVETPSGKSYLQEFPLYKTDWGEGYVKVGKQKFEMFKAYIPNGIVYVPNVQAYQTVFVKNGVKDGDRDDYKGLDVKGKAVVFFAGDGTAEGKGWAGTAGLRRKSTIAQDLGATAVFEISTAEEAAFTTLVAERKAILSRFSRMTIEKPTLTASALPSFQISKAMGAAMLGLKSGDAKKFVAGKWSDLKIKGSKVTVKSDRVEKPVHTANVMGFLEGTDKKEDVLVISAHYDHVGVDEKGQIYNGADDDGSGTCAVLELAQAFSEAKKAGHGPRRSILFLWVTGEEKGLLGSEYFTDHNPVIPLNRIFCNLNIDMIGRVDKKHENNHDYTYVIGSDKLSSELHAISEEANRQSVNLELDYEFNDPNDPNKFYYRSDHYNFAKNGIPIAFYFTGVHEDYHRPGDTPDKILYPRYAKIVRLVYNTAWELVNRDKRIIVDSNKK, encoded by the coding sequence ATGAAAAAACTAGTTAGTACGATTTTAGGGGTGGTCCTATCGGCGAGTCTCTTCGCTCAAACACCTCTAAAAACTTATGAGGCTACTATTTCAGCGGATGATCTGAAAAAGCACCTCTATTACATAGCCTCTGACGAGTTGGAAGGGAGAGATACAGGCTCAGAAGGACAGAAAAAAGCAGCAAACTACATCATCGAACACTTGAAGGAGTACGGTATTCAGCCTATCGTGGAAACTCCTTCCGGAAAAAGTTACCTTCAAGAATTTCCTTTATATAAGACAGATTGGGGTGAGGGTTATGTGAAGGTAGGTAAGCAGAAATTTGAAATGTTCAAAGCTTACATTCCTAATGGTATAGTTTATGTGCCAAATGTTCAGGCTTATCAAACGGTATTCGTAAAGAATGGAGTGAAGGACGGAGACAGAGATGATTATAAAGGCTTAGACGTCAAAGGCAAAGCTGTAGTGTTCTTTGCAGGCGACGGTACGGCTGAGGGTAAAGGTTGGGCCGGAACGGCTGGTCTTCGTAGAAAGAGTACTATAGCTCAGGATCTAGGTGCAACTGCCGTATTTGAAATCTCTACAGCTGAAGAAGCTGCTTTTACTACTTTGGTAGCAGAAAGAAAGGCTATCTTAAGTCGCTTTTCAAGAATGACTATTGAGAAACCTACCTTGACAGCCTCTGCATTGCCTTCTTTCCAGATTTCGAAAGCTATGGGAGCAGCCATGCTGGGATTGAAGTCGGGAGATGCTAAGAAGTTTGTGGCAGGCAAATGGTCAGATTTAAAAATCAAAGGTTCAAAAGTAACCGTTAAATCTGATCGTGTAGAAAAGCCTGTTCATACTGCAAACGTTATGGGCTTTTTAGAAGGTACGGATAAGAAGGAAGATGTATTGGTTATTTCTGCGCATTATGATCACGTAGGAGTGGATGAGAAAGGACAGATCTATAATGGTGCTGATGACGATGGTTCGGGTACTTGTGCTGTTTTAGAATTAGCTCAGGCATTCTCTGAAGCTAAGAAAGCTGGTCATGGTCCTAGAAGAAGTATCTTATTCTTGTGGGTTACGGGAGAAGAAAAGGGCCTATTAGGTTCAGAATATTTCACGGACCACAATCCTGTTATTCCTTTGAACAGAATCTTCTGTAACCTGAACATTGATATGATAGGAAGGGTAGATAAGAAGCATGAGAATAATCATGATTACACGTATGTAATAGGTAGTGATAAATTGTCTTCTGAATTACATGCTATCTCAGAAGAAGCTAACCGTCAGAGTGTGAACCTGGAGTTGGATTATGAATTCAATGATCCTAATGATCCAAATAAATTTTACTATCGCTCTGATCATTATAACTTCGCAAAGAATGGAATTCCTATTGCATTTTACTTCACTGGTGTGCACGAAGATTACCATAGACCGGGTGATACTCCTGATAAGATTCTATACCCGAGATATGCTAAAATTGTACGTTTAGTATATAACACGGCATGGGAGCTGGTGAACCGTGACAAACGTATTATTGTAGATAGCAATAAGAAATAA